Proteins found in one Tolumonas lignilytica genomic segment:
- a CDS encoding winged helix DNA-binding protein, with translation MAEQNIKIVSSSHLVSERAGELSEFEFGLTVLHNAFNRWMIRCMSAAGEKEMTSLEVQLIHHVTHRATAKKLADICFVLNIEDTHIASYALKKLVKMDYLSSEKIGKEVYFSATESGVALCQRYREIRERCLIEILLETGISNEDIGNTAQLLRMLAGVYDQAARAGASL, from the coding sequence ATGGCAGAGCAGAACATTAAAATTGTCTCGTCTTCACATCTGGTTTCAGAGCGAGCCGGAGAGCTGTCGGAGTTTGAATTTGGTCTGACGGTGTTACATAACGCCTTCAACCGCTGGATGATTCGCTGTATGTCTGCAGCCGGTGAAAAAGAGATGACATCACTTGAAGTTCAATTAATTCACCATGTTACACACAGAGCCACTGCAAAGAAACTGGCTGATATTTGCTTTGTTTTGAATATTGAAGATACCCATATTGCGTCTTATGCATTGAAGAAGTTAGTAAAAATGGATTATCTCTCCAGTGAGAAAATCGGCAAAGAAGTCTATTTCTCTGCCACCGAGTCTGGCGTCGCTTTATGTCAGCGATATCGTGAGATACGTGAACGTTGCCTGATCGAGATCTTATTAGAGACAGGTATCAGCAATGAAGATATTGGAAATACCGCCCAACTCTTACGCATGCTGGCAGGTGTTTATGATCAGGCCGCTCGTGCCGGTGCATCACTTTAA
- the pxpB gene encoding 5-oxoprolinase subunit PxpB codes for MKKESVQIYWVNEQAITIQAPAPVSLEQQQRMWALGASFQARDGITEIVPGMNNLTLAFDESRVDGECLMHELQQGWCTINVSAQSGRLVEIPVRYGGEWGPDLADIAAHTGLNVDEIIRIHSEAEYTVFFIGFQPGFAYLGGMPVELTTPRRSSPRQAVPAGSVAIGGAQTGIYPKTSPGGWQILGHTDVVLFDPSRDEPSLWMPGDRVKFVVTEVAHA; via the coding sequence TTGAAAAAAGAATCCGTCCAAATCTATTGGGTGAATGAACAAGCCATCACGATCCAGGCTCCAGCGCCCGTATCGTTAGAACAACAGCAGCGCATGTGGGCATTGGGTGCTTCTTTTCAGGCCAGAGATGGCATCACCGAAATTGTACCGGGCATGAATAATCTGACGCTGGCATTTGATGAGTCGCGGGTGGATGGCGAGTGCTTGATGCATGAATTGCAGCAAGGCTGGTGCACTATCAATGTTTCTGCTCAGTCTGGTCGACTGGTGGAGATTCCAGTGCGTTACGGAGGCGAGTGGGGGCCTGATCTGGCGGATATCGCTGCTCATACCGGATTGAATGTGGATGAGATTATTCGTATTCACAGTGAAGCTGAATACACCGTGTTTTTTATTGGATTTCAGCCGGGTTTTGCTTATTTAGGTGGTATGCCAGTAGAACTCACAACACCACGCCGTTCGTCACCAAGACAAGCTGTACCGGCTGGTTCAGTTGCTATTGGTGGCGCTCAGACGGGAATTTATCCAAAAACATCTCCGGGTGGATGGCAGATCCTAGGTCATACCGATGTCGTGTTGTTTGATCCGTCGAGAGATGAACCATCACTGTGGATGCCGGGTGACCGAGTGAAGTTTGTGGTGACGGAGGTGGCTCATGCCTGA
- a CDS encoding biotin-dependent carboxyltransferase family protein, with amino-acid sequence MPDSKLIEIIQAGPLVTVQDLGRYGSRHQGVSRAGALDGLSLRIANRLVGNADDAAGLEMLFGNTRIRFLKEIWFALAGCECFATLNGKPVHLGWTKRARAGDELFINMPRNGLCAYLAFDGGIVVPVLMSSRATDVQGGFGGWQGRKLQNGDLLPIGKKNPKQLKTRGVLLPVLNQVVRVLAGPEAEQFEPSVQDAFFSQGWKITADSNRMGFRLEGDTLHRRESGDLLSHGVFPGTIQVPPNGQPIILAAEAQATGGYPRIASVIQSDLWKLGQLRPGAFVHFEKVSLTEAVQAKQQQQLYLTRISLALSAKT; translated from the coding sequence ATGCCTGACAGCAAACTGATTGAAATTATACAGGCTGGTCCACTTGTGACAGTACAGGATTTAGGGCGCTATGGTTCGCGTCATCAGGGTGTCAGCCGTGCCGGAGCGTTAGATGGTTTGTCATTACGGATTGCCAATCGACTGGTCGGGAATGCTGATGATGCCGCTGGGCTTGAGATGTTATTCGGCAATACGCGAATTCGTTTTTTAAAAGAAATCTGGTTTGCATTGGCGGGGTGTGAATGTTTCGCCACCTTGAATGGCAAGCCGGTTCATCTGGGCTGGACGAAGCGAGCTCGGGCTGGTGACGAACTCTTCATCAATATGCCCCGCAACGGTTTGTGTGCTTATCTGGCATTCGATGGTGGCATTGTTGTACCAGTTTTGATGAGCTCTCGGGCAACGGATGTGCAAGGCGGTTTTGGCGGCTGGCAGGGGCGTAAATTACAAAACGGTGATCTATTACCAATTGGTAAGAAAAATCCGAAACAGCTGAAAACGCGTGGTGTATTACTGCCGGTCCTGAATCAGGTGGTACGTGTGTTAGCTGGCCCGGAGGCAGAACAATTTGAACCATCGGTCCAGGATGCTTTTTTCTCTCAGGGCTGGAAGATCACGGCAGACAGTAACCGAATGGGATTTCGTCTGGAAGGCGACACGCTGCACCGTCGTGAATCGGGTGATCTCCTATCGCATGGTGTTTTCCCTGGCACGATTCAGGTACCACCGAACGGTCAACCAATCATTCTGGCTGCAGAAGCTCAAGCAACGGGCGGTTATCCACGAATTGCCAGCGTGATTCAATCCGATCTGTGGAAATTAGGGCAATTACGGCCTGGCGCCTTTGTTCATTTCGAGAAAGTGAGTCTAACTGAGGCTGTGCAAGCGAAACAACAGCAACAACTTTATCTGACCCGCATCTCTCTGGCGTTGTCGGCAAAAACATAG
- a CDS encoding LamB/YcsF family protein — protein sequence MAQVDLNCDMGESFGAYQMGTDLQIMPLVSSANIACGFHAGDPSVMHKTLAAAVAQGVAIGAHPGLPDLVGFGRRNMQITPLDAYDMVVYQVGALAGFAKAAGVSLHHVKPHGALYNMAAKDRALADAIARAVRDIDASLVLYGLAGSELIRAGEAAGLKVASEVFADRSYQADGSLTPRSHPNALLESDEDAVKQVLTMVTENRVKAVTGEWVELEANTICIHGDGAHALSFAHKVKAALLQAGVEIKAMYAFPT from the coding sequence ATGGCACAAGTTGACTTAAATTGCGATATGGGAGAAAGCTTCGGCGCTTACCAAATGGGCACCGATCTGCAGATTATGCCGCTGGTGAGTTCGGCCAATATCGCCTGCGGATTTCATGCGGGTGATCCGAGCGTGATGCATAAAACACTGGCGGCTGCAGTTGCACAAGGTGTTGCCATTGGTGCGCATCCGGGCTTACCTGATTTAGTCGGGTTTGGTCGCCGGAATATGCAGATCACCCCTTTGGACGCCTATGACATGGTGGTGTATCAGGTCGGCGCTTTAGCTGGGTTTGCAAAGGCCGCAGGTGTGAGTCTGCATCATGTCAAACCGCATGGCGCACTTTATAACATGGCAGCAAAAGATCGTGCATTAGCTGATGCGATTGCTCGCGCTGTGCGAGATATCGATGCCTCTCTGGTGTTGTATGGCTTGGCTGGCAGCGAACTCATTCGTGCTGGTGAAGCTGCTGGCCTGAAAGTGGCGAGTGAAGTGTTTGCCGATCGTTCTTATCAGGCTGATGGTTCATTGACACCTCGTTCACATCCAAATGCCCTGCTGGAATCGGATGAAGACGCGGTGAAGCAGGTACTGACGATGGTCACGGAAAACCGCGTGAAGGCAGTCACAGGGGAGTGGGTTGAACTTGAAGCAAACACCATCTGTATTCATGGCGATGGTGCACATGCCTTGAGCTTTGCACACAAAGTGAAAGCAGCGCTGCTACAGGCTGGTGTGGAAATTAAAGCAATGTATGCCTTTCCCACTTGA